From a region of the Paenibacillus sp. R14(2021) genome:
- a CDS encoding HD-GYP domain-containing protein, with protein sequence MRLLPVQMCQTGMRLAKKIYSEEGLVLLAEDVELNTKLINRLYECGIHYVYIQDPRTADLKVPDLISEETRHRALVEIRSNFRSLMDKPKRKTGVTYPYIGKSFRQIMSMVIDDLTDQKDAMVMLMNMGIVDDYLFSHSLNVSVYTTVLGIANGYSRDELMTLGLGAVLHDIGKTQISSNILKKSDSLTREEYEEMKRHAERGYYLLKDEPNIPLLAAHCAYQHHERLDGSGYPRGIKGDEIHEYAKWIGLVDSYDAMTTTRIYRNPMLPHEAVESLYTGTGTQYEQRMLQLFRDKVAIYPLGITVKLQSGVSGVVVDINSSCPHRPVVRVLTNEYGEDLKVPYEIDLSTQLTAMIISVNEESSFPEASGS encoded by the coding sequence ATGCGATTATTGCCGGTACAAATGTGCCAGACAGGTATGAGGTTGGCGAAAAAAATATATTCCGAAGAAGGCCTTGTCCTGCTAGCGGAGGATGTCGAATTAAATACAAAGCTCATTAACCGGCTCTATGAATGCGGTATTCATTACGTTTATATTCAGGACCCCAGAACGGCTGATCTAAAAGTCCCAGACTTGATAAGCGAAGAGACTCGGCATCGCGCGCTCGTGGAGATCCGTTCGAATTTCCGAAGCTTAATGGACAAGCCGAAAAGGAAGACTGGCGTAACGTATCCTTATATCGGCAAATCATTTCGACAAATCATGAGTATGGTCATCGATGATCTAACGGATCAGAAGGACGCGATGGTTATGCTGATGAACATGGGGATCGTAGATGACTACTTGTTCTCACATTCCCTGAATGTATCGGTGTATACGACCGTGCTCGGAATTGCTAACGGCTATTCTCGAGATGAACTAATGACTTTAGGCCTAGGCGCTGTGCTGCATGATATCGGGAAAACTCAAATCAGTTCCAATATTCTTAAAAAATCGGATTCTTTAACGCGTGAAGAATACGAAGAGATGAAACGTCACGCTGAACGCGGCTACTATTTGCTCAAGGACGAGCCGAATATTCCGCTTCTGGCTGCGCACTGCGCTTACCAGCATCATGAGAGGCTGGATGGAAGCGGCTATCCGCGCGGCATTAAGGGCGATGAAATTCATGAGTATGCCAAATGGATCGGGCTTGTGGATTCTTACGATGCAATGACGACTACGCGCATTTACCGTAATCCAATGCTGCCCCACGAAGCCGTAGAGTCGCTCTACACAGGGACCGGCACGCAGTATGAGCAGCGGATGCTGCAGCTGTTCCGCGATAAAGTCGCCATTTATCCGCTCGGGATTACCGTGAAGCTGCAATCCGGCGTCAGCGGCGTCGTGGTTGATATCAATTCTTCCTGCCCGCATCGTCCGGTTGTACGGGTGCTGACGAATGAATACGGCGAAGATCTCAAGGTGCCGTATGAAATCGATCTGTCTACGCAGTTAACCGCCATGATCATCAGTGTTAACGAGGAATCGTCATTTCCAGAGGCTTCAGGATCATAA
- the sufB gene encoding Fe-S cluster assembly protein SufB, with protein MAKHMPDLEEYKYGFRDEHKAIFQSGKGLTPEVVRTISEIKGEPEWMLEFRLKALEQFNKMPMPKWGGNMDDLDFDDIQYYVRPSEKQGKTWEEVPTEIKETFDKLGIPEAEQKFLAGVSAQYESEVVYHSMQEDLEKQGVIFTDTDTALREYPELFKQYFGTIIPPTDNKFAALNSAVWSGGSFIYVPKGVKCEIPLQAYFRINSENMGQFERTLIVADEDSFVHYVEGCTAPIYSTNSLHSAVVEILVLKNARCRYTTIQNWAPNIYNLVTKRAVADENATMEWVDGNIGSKLTMKYPAVVLRGRGAKGMVLSIAVAGKGQHQDAGAKMTHLAPDTTSTIVSKSISKHGGKVTYRGLASFGRNSEGSKANIKCDTLILDNQSTSDTIPYNEIMNDNITLEHEATVSKVSEDQLFYLMSRGLTEAEATQMIVMGFIEPFTKELPMEYAVEMNRLIKFEMEGSIG; from the coding sequence ATGGCTAAACATATGCCTGACTTAGAAGAATATAAGTATGGCTTTCGCGACGAGCATAAAGCAATATTCCAATCCGGAAAAGGTCTGACGCCGGAAGTTGTACGCACGATTTCGGAAATTAAAGGCGAGCCGGAATGGATGCTGGAGTTCCGTTTGAAAGCACTGGAGCAGTTTAACAAAATGCCGATGCCAAAATGGGGCGGCAACATGGACGATTTGGATTTCGACGATATCCAGTACTACGTCCGCCCGTCCGAGAAGCAAGGCAAGACGTGGGAAGAGGTTCCTACGGAAATTAAGGAAACGTTCGATAAGCTCGGTATTCCGGAAGCGGAGCAGAAGTTCCTAGCCGGCGTATCCGCGCAGTACGAGTCCGAGGTCGTTTACCATAGCATGCAGGAAGACCTGGAGAAACAGGGCGTTATCTTCACGGATACGGATACGGCGCTTCGCGAATATCCAGAGCTCTTCAAGCAATACTTCGGTACGATCATTCCTCCGACCGATAACAAATTCGCGGCATTGAACAGCGCGGTATGGTCCGGCGGCAGCTTCATCTATGTTCCAAAAGGCGTGAAATGCGAAATTCCACTGCAGGCCTATTTCCGGATCAACTCCGAAAACATGGGACAATTCGAGCGTACGCTGATCGTTGCCGACGAAGACAGCTTCGTGCATTATGTTGAAGGCTGTACCGCTCCGATCTACAGCACGAACTCGCTTCACAGCGCGGTCGTAGAAATCCTTGTGCTCAAGAATGCACGCTGCCGCTATACGACGATCCAGAACTGGGCGCCGAACATCTACAACCTCGTTACGAAACGTGCGGTTGCAGACGAGAACGCGACGATGGAGTGGGTCGACGGCAACATCGGCTCCAAGCTGACGATGAAATATCCGGCTGTCGTGCTGCGTGGCCGCGGCGCTAAAGGCATGGTGCTTTCCATCGCCGTTGCGGGCAAAGGCCAGCATCAGGATGCAGGCGCCAAGATGACCCATCTTGCACCAGACACAACGTCGACGATCGTTTCCAAATCGATCAGCAAGCACGGCGGTAAAGTAACTTACCGCGGCTTGGCATCCTTCGGCCGTAATTCCGAGGGCTCCAAAGCGAATATTAAATGCGATACGCTCATCCTGGATAATCAGTCGACGTCCGACACGATTCCATACAATGAAATCATGAACGACAACATCACGCTCGAGCATGAAGCGACAGTATCCAAAGTGTCCGAGGACCAACTGTTCTACCTCATGAGCCGCGGCCTGACGGAAGCGGAAGCGACGCAAATGATCGTAATGGGCTTCATTGAGCCGTTCACGAAAGAGCTGCCGATGGAGTATGCAGTCGAAATGAATCGTCTCATCAAGTTTGAGATGGAAGGTTCGATCGGCTAA
- a CDS encoding undecaprenyl-diphosphate phosphatase, with protein sequence MGDIIHAIILGIVEGLTEFLPVSSSGHMILTNKLLGIASDDQAIVTFEIIIQLGAILAMALIYRQRIADLFGLSRQTQSLGTIAPGSRSSARKKKLNLIHVALGIVPAMLLAYVLKDIIKGEGFNQTPVLFSLVVGGIYMIVAERLSKSGRIRTVSETMDDISYRQAFAIGLLQCLSLWPGFSRSGSTIAGGMLTGTSYKAAADFSFLMAIPIMCVASGYEMLDNYKYITGDNLMFFIVGFVVSFVVAWLVIVLFLRFIQKVKLTHFAIYRFALAALFWIFVMR encoded by the coding sequence ATGGGAGACATCATTCACGCGATTATTTTAGGCATTGTGGAAGGACTGACGGAGTTTTTGCCTGTCTCTTCGTCAGGGCATATGATATTGACCAACAAACTGCTTGGCATCGCTTCGGATGATCAAGCGATCGTAACGTTCGAAATTATTATTCAGCTCGGCGCCATTTTGGCGATGGCCCTTATTTACCGTCAGCGTATTGCGGATTTATTCGGCCTATCGCGCCAAACACAGTCGCTCGGCACTATTGCGCCTGGCAGCCGTTCGTCTGCGAGAAAGAAGAAGCTTAACCTGATCCATGTGGCGCTTGGCATTGTGCCCGCCATGCTCTTAGCTTACGTGCTCAAGGACATCATTAAGGGAGAGGGCTTTAACCAGACACCCGTCTTGTTCTCTCTTGTCGTCGGCGGTATTTATATGATTGTTGCAGAACGACTCTCCAAATCCGGCCGCATTCGTACGGTATCCGAGACGATGGACGATATTTCTTACCGGCAAGCCTTCGCGATTGGTCTCCTTCAATGTTTATCGCTATGGCCTGGATTCTCTCGCTCTGGATCTACGATTGCGGGCGGGATGCTGACAGGGACAAGCTACAAGGCAGCAGCGGACTTCTCGTTTCTAATGGCTATACCGATTATGTGCGTGGCTTCCGGTTATGAAATGCTGGATAACTATAAATATATTACGGGCGACAACTTGATGTTTTTCATCGTAGGCTTCGTCGTTTCCTTCGTCGTGGCATGGCTCGTAATCGTGCTGTTCCTCCGGTTCATCCAAAAAGTAAAATTAACCCATTTTGCCATTTATCGGTTCGCGCTGGCCGCGTTGTTCTGGATTTTCGTAATGAGATAA
- a CDS encoding cysteine desulfurase, whose translation MNVQAIREQFPILHQTINGHPLVYLDSAATSQKPRSVIDAVSRYYEHDNANVHRGVHTLGSRATDAYEGAREKTAKFLNAASTQEIIFTRGTTTALNLVASSYGRANCGEGDEIVITQMEHHSNLIPWQQVAKATGATLKYIPLQKDGSIKLEDVEATITDRTKIVSIMHVSNVLGVVNPIKEITVIAHKHGAKMVVDGAQSTPHMKVDVRDLDCDFYAFSGHKMCAPTGIGALYGKKGLLEAMEPIEYGGEMIDHVDLYDSTWKELPWKFEGGTPIIAGAVGLGAAIDFLNEIGLDEIEKHEHKLAAYAYDRLSTVEGISIFGPVQNRVGLVTFNLNDVHPHDVATVLDTKGIAVRAGHHCCQPLMRYLNVSSTARASFYLYNTEEDVDRLIDGLQQTKEFFGYGIG comes from the coding sequence ATGAATGTGCAAGCGATCAGAGAGCAATTTCCGATCCTGCATCAAACGATAAACGGACATCCGCTCGTCTATCTGGACAGCGCGGCGACTTCCCAGAAGCCGCGTTCCGTCATTGATGCCGTCTCTCGGTATTACGAACATGATAATGCGAACGTTCACCGGGGCGTTCATACCCTCGGCTCGCGCGCGACGGATGCTTATGAAGGCGCCCGCGAGAAAACGGCGAAGTTTCTAAACGCAGCCAGTACGCAGGAGATCATTTTTACGCGGGGAACCACGACGGCGCTTAATCTGGTAGCCTCCAGCTATGGGAGAGCGAACTGTGGCGAAGGCGACGAGATCGTGATTACGCAAATGGAGCATCACTCGAATCTCATTCCTTGGCAGCAAGTTGCGAAAGCGACAGGTGCAACGCTTAAATATATTCCTTTGCAGAAGGACGGCTCCATCAAACTGGAGGATGTCGAGGCTACAATTACGGACCGGACGAAAATCGTCTCGATCATGCATGTATCGAACGTGCTCGGCGTCGTTAATCCGATCAAGGAAATTACGGTGATCGCGCACAAGCACGGTGCCAAGATGGTCGTGGACGGCGCGCAGAGCACGCCGCACATGAAGGTCGACGTGCGGGATTTGGACTGCGATTTCTACGCGTTCTCGGGCCACAAGATGTGCGCTCCGACTGGCATCGGCGCCCTGTACGGCAAGAAGGGGTTGCTGGAAGCGATGGAGCCCATCGAATACGGCGGCGAAATGATAGACCATGTGGATCTTTACGATTCCACGTGGAAGGAGCTGCCTTGGAAGTTCGAGGGCGGCACGCCAATCATCGCCGGCGCAGTCGGTCTCGGCGCAGCCATCGATTTCTTGAACGAGATCGGTCTCGATGAAATCGAGAAGCATGAGCACAAGCTCGCCGCTTATGCGTATGACCGGCTCAGCACGGTTGAAGGCATTTCGATCTTCGGCCCGGTTCAGAACCGGGTCGGACTCGTGACGTTCAACCTGAACGACGTTCATCCCCATGACGTGGCTACCGTACTGGATACGAAGGGCATTGCCGTTCGTGCCGGACATCACTGCTGTCAGCCGCTTATGCGGTACTTGAATGTTTCTTCCACAGCTAGAGCAAGCTTTTATCTATACAATACCGAAGAGGACGTTGATCGTCTGATCGACGGCCTCCAGCAGACAAAGGAGTTCTTCGGTTATGGAATTGGATGA
- the sufU gene encoding Fe-S cluster assembly sulfur transfer protein SufU has translation MELDDLYRRVIMDHYKNPRNRGSLDEDSLTVNLNNPTCGDRITLQLQVEDGIVKQAKFTGEGCSISMSSASMMTEAVKGKTTEEALALAEKFSSFIKGEESEFEELEDIEALSGVTKFPARIKCATLSWNALRKGIEHQQQQ, from the coding sequence ATGGAATTGGATGATTTATACCGCAGAGTGATCATGGATCACTACAAGAATCCGCGCAACCGCGGCTCTCTGGATGAAGATTCTTTGACCGTCAACCTGAACAACCCGACTTGCGGTGACCGAATTACGCTTCAGCTTCAAGTGGAGGACGGCATCGTCAAGCAAGCGAAGTTCACGGGCGAAGGCTGCTCGATCAGCATGTCGTCTGCTTCCATGATGACGGAGGCGGTCAAGGGCAAAACAACGGAAGAAGCGCTTGCGCTTGCCGAGAAGTTTTCGTCGTTCATTAAGGGTGAAGAATCGGAGTTCGAAGAGCTTGAAGATATCGAGGCACTTTCGGGCGTAACGAAATTCCCTGCACGGATCAAGTGCGCGACCCTGTCGTGGAATGCGCTTCGCAAAGGGATCGAGCATCAGCAGCAACAATAA
- a CDS encoding molybdenum cofactor biosynthesis protein MoaE yields the protein MIVKWNIQLFAGLAERFGQPIISIELSIEELTAQQLKQELTAIYPFHAALIDAAFVACNQAYAPSAQLLRASDELALLPPVSGGEDASSPAEQPHSMPKIRYHITEEALSVDTVTAQVIVPNSGAALTFTGTTREWTQGQRTVRLEYEAYVPMAVKTLEQIGGEIAERWPGAESAIWHRIGVVDIAEISVVIAVSAPHRDACYEASRYAIERLKQIVPIWKREIWEDGSEWKGHQQGPWNPVAAQ from the coding sequence ATGATTGTGAAGTGGAACATTCAGCTGTTTGCAGGTTTGGCGGAGCGGTTCGGTCAGCCTATTATCAGCATTGAACTATCGATAGAAGAGCTTACCGCGCAGCAATTAAAACAAGAGCTGACAGCGATCTACCCGTTTCATGCAGCGTTGATCGACGCTGCTTTCGTGGCCTGCAATCAAGCGTATGCGCCGAGTGCCCAACTGCTGCGCGCAAGCGATGAGCTGGCGCTTCTTCCGCCTGTCTCCGGCGGAGAGGACGCTTCTTCTCCTGCGGAGCAACCGCATTCGATGCCAAAAATACGCTATCATATTACCGAAGAAGCACTGTCAGTAGATACCGTTACCGCGCAAGTTATCGTACCCAATAGCGGTGCGGCGCTCACGTTTACGGGAACCACGAGAGAGTGGACCCAGGGCCAGCGTACGGTACGGCTGGAATACGAAGCCTATGTGCCCATGGCTGTCAAAACGTTAGAGCAAATTGGCGGCGAAATCGCTGAGCGGTGGCCCGGCGCCGAGAGTGCCATCTGGCACCGAATCGGGGTCGTCGATATTGCCGAAATCAGTGTCGTTATCGCGGTGTCGGCTCCGCATCGCGATGCCTGCTACGAAGCCAGCCGCTACGCGATCGAACGCTTGAAGCAGATTGTTCCGATTTGGAAGCGTGAAATTTGGGAGGACGGGTCTGAGTGGAAAGGCCATCAGCAAGGGCCTTGGAATCCCGTTGCAGCGCAATAA
- the moaA gene encoding GTP 3',8-cyclase MoaA: protein MTALTDRFGRVHDYLRISVTDRCNLRCLYCMPEEGVQFEPSENLLTYDQIEEVVRVGAGLGISKLRLTGGEPLVRPGLDGLIRRLAAIPGIRDISLTTNGVLLADQAEALRAAGLNRVNISLDTLDASRFRFIARRGDLKRVLQGIEAAAKVGFAPIKLNCVLLKGVNEDEIAAFLDMAAKQPLHVRFIEYMPIGHADDNWRNHYLPLTRVLEIAAENKLEVEPLSDVLGNGPSEDYRIKGGIGSFGLIHPISDHFCQRCNRLRLTADGSIKPCLYWVDELSVKPALGNPDSMHEIFMRAMDIKPLNHEMAAKLANEDQSHEPTARRMSQIGG, encoded by the coding sequence ATGACAGCGTTAACGGATCGCTTCGGACGCGTTCATGATTATTTGCGCATTTCCGTTACTGACCGCTGCAATCTGCGTTGCCTTTATTGCATGCCGGAGGAAGGCGTGCAATTTGAGCCGTCTGAGAATTTGCTCACCTATGATCAAATCGAGGAAGTCGTGCGCGTTGGCGCAGGCCTTGGCATATCGAAGCTTCGCTTAACCGGAGGGGAACCGCTGGTAAGGCCCGGCTTAGACGGGCTTATTCGCCGGCTTGCCGCCATTCCGGGCATTAGAGATATTTCGCTCACGACGAACGGCGTGCTGCTTGCCGATCAAGCGGAGGCACTTCGTGCGGCTGGATTGAACCGCGTCAATATCAGCCTGGATACGCTCGATGCATCCCGGTTTCGTTTCATAGCCAGAAGAGGAGATTTGAAACGCGTTCTTCAAGGCATTGAGGCTGCAGCGAAAGTCGGATTTGCTCCAATTAAGCTGAACTGTGTTCTGCTTAAAGGCGTCAACGAGGACGAAATAGCGGCGTTTCTGGACATGGCGGCCAAGCAGCCGCTTCATGTTCGTTTTATTGAATACATGCCAATTGGCCATGCCGACGACAATTGGCGCAATCATTATTTACCTTTGACGCGCGTGCTGGAAATCGCGGCGGAGAACAAGCTTGAGGTGGAACCGTTAAGCGACGTGCTTGGTAATGGTCCATCGGAAGATTACCGGATCAAAGGTGGTATTGGCTCTTTCGGACTTATTCATCCGATCAGCGATCATTTTTGCCAGAGGTGCAACCGGCTCCGTTTGACGGCGGACGGAAGCATCAAGCCCTGCCTTTATTGGGTCGATGAGCTGAGCGTGAAGCCTGCTCTCGGCAATCCAGACAGCATGCATGAGATTTTCATGCGTGCCATGGATATCAAACCGCTTAACCACGAGATGGCTGCCAAACTGGCGAACGAAGATCAATCTCACGAGCCGACTGCCAGGAGGATGTCTCAGATTGGCGGGTAG
- a CDS encoding HD-GYP domain-containing protein, translating into MRIHVTELKEGDKLSNDTFNSYGLHVLSKGTDLQAREISKLFQHQIEYVDIDARELSDITIRTIESGLNPKWLPTVEPIYQEAVNGYEQLFLEALQSGKIVEEDVAQAFEPLVDNFKMERDVVSMLLLLNTKDDYTYQHSVQVGMLSYYLASWLDYPEEEAVKIGQAGFLHDIGKCKIHDDILNKPSKLSDEEFEIIKNHTKFGHQIITDSFGESLAAIVALQHHERMDGSGYPNRLTGEEMHPVSKIISVADVYSAMISSRVYQKKRDLLFVLKELYRMSFTELDPTTTHTFIKHMIPNFIGKQVELESGETGTIIMTHPSEFFRPLIRINEQFIDLTIDRSLEVKHVFM; encoded by the coding sequence ATGCGGATACATGTGACGGAGCTTAAAGAGGGAGATAAATTAAGCAACGATACGTTCAATTCCTATGGGCTGCATGTACTATCCAAAGGTACTGACCTTCAAGCAAGAGAGATTTCTAAACTGTTTCAGCATCAAATCGAGTACGTCGACATTGATGCTAGAGAACTGAGCGATATAACGATTCGGACGATTGAATCCGGTCTGAATCCCAAATGGCTTCCGACCGTCGAGCCGATCTACCAGGAAGCCGTGAACGGCTACGAGCAGCTGTTTCTCGAAGCACTCCAAAGCGGTAAAATCGTCGAAGAAGACGTCGCTCAAGCCTTCGAGCCTTTAGTTGATAATTTCAAAATGGAACGCGACGTCGTCTCCATGCTCCTGCTCCTAAACACCAAAGACGATTACACCTATCAGCATTCCGTTCAAGTGGGCATGCTGTCTTATTACCTAGCCTCGTGGCTCGATTATCCCGAGGAAGAAGCTGTCAAAATCGGACAAGCCGGGTTTCTGCATGATATCGGCAAATGTAAAATCCACGATGATATCCTGAATAAACCTTCGAAGCTGTCCGATGAAGAATTCGAGATCATCAAGAACCATACGAAATTCGGGCATCAGATTATAACCGATTCGTTCGGCGAATCGTTAGCGGCCATCGTGGCGCTGCAGCATCATGAACGTATGGACGGCTCCGGCTACCCCAATCGGTTGACTGGCGAAGAGATGCATCCCGTATCGAAGATTATTTCCGTCGCCGACGTATACAGCGCAATGATTTCCTCCAGGGTTTATCAGAAAAAACGTGATTTGCTGTTCGTATTGAAGGAATTATATCGAATGAGCTTCACCGAGCTTGACCCTACGACGACGCATACGTTCATCAAACATATGATTCCGAATTTTATCGGCAAGCAAGTCGAACTTGAGAGCGGCGAAACCGGAACGATTATCATGACGCATCCGTCTGAGTTCTTCCGGCCGCTTATTCGCATTAACGAACAATTTATTGATTTAACGATCGACCGAAGCTTGGAAGTTAAGCATGTGTTCATGTAA
- the yfkAB gene encoding radical SAM/CxCxxxxC motif protein YfkAB produces MQKALPLLFSPSTDPWDPIHSLREHGRHRLTSVEMTLSNLCNMRCEHCAVGDTLVMLEPEKLPLDLLLRKLDEVEHLKTISITGGEPTFSARTVKSYMIPLLKYARSRGISSQINSNITLDYTRYEEIAPYLDVMHISFNYSNANDFHDIGFAKSGHPVPMETAARMYERMLDNARRLSAGGLFVSAESMINYRTHRKMPEIHQLIVEMGCRRHEVHPMYPSAFAADLPAITIADMRSAVTDLLDHRDPSIWMLFGTLPFYSCNTNEEDRHLLARLANEPLVTVRNDPDGRNRLNVNVFTGDVFVTDFSDVPAFGNIRDNRLDELFDSWLKHPLARSVDCHCPAAGCCGPNLLVKDMYYQDADFSKRKAIL; encoded by the coding sequence ATGCAAAAAGCATTACCGTTATTATTTTCACCATCCACGGACCCGTGGGATCCCATTCATTCCTTACGTGAACATGGCCGTCATCGATTGACAAGTGTAGAGATGACGCTGTCCAATTTATGCAATATGCGCTGTGAGCACTGCGCTGTCGGAGATACGCTGGTGATGCTCGAGCCGGAGAAGCTTCCGCTGGATTTGCTGCTGCGCAAGCTGGATGAGGTGGAGCATTTAAAGACCATCAGCATCACCGGAGGAGAACCAACTTTCTCCGCCCGTACGGTCAAATCGTATATGATTCCGCTGCTGAAGTATGCCCGCAGCCGGGGGATATCTTCGCAAATAAATTCCAATATTACGCTGGATTACACCCGTTACGAGGAGATAGCGCCTTATCTGGACGTTATGCATATCTCGTTTAACTACAGCAATGCCAATGACTTTCATGACATCGGCTTCGCTAAGAGCGGACACCCCGTTCCCATGGAAACGGCTGCACGCATGTACGAGCGGATGCTGGATAATGCCAGGAGGCTGAGCGCAGGCGGTTTGTTCGTATCCGCGGAGTCCATGATCAACTATCGCACGCATCGCAAAATGCCGGAAATTCACCAGCTGATTGTTGAGATGGGATGCAGGCGTCACGAAGTTCACCCGATGTATCCAAGTGCGTTCGCAGCTGACTTACCGGCGATAACGATTGCGGATATGCGCAGCGCGGTAACCGATTTACTGGATCACCGCGATCCGTCCATATGGATGCTGTTCGGTACGCTCCCTTTCTACAGCTGTAACACCAATGAAGAAGACCGCCATTTATTGGCGCGGCTTGCGAACGAGCCGCTCGTAACCGTGCGCAACGATCCGGACGGACGCAACCGGCTCAATGTGAATGTATTCACAGGCGATGTATTCGTTACCGATTTTTCCGATGTGCCGGCTTTCGGCAATATCCGGGATAACCGACTGGATGAACTGTTCGACAGCTGGCTCAAGCATCCGCTTGCGCGCAGCGTAGACTGCCACTGTCCAGCCGCGGGGTGCTGCGGACCTAATCTGCTGGTGAAGGATATGTATTATCAAGATGCGGATTTCAGTAAGCGCAAGGCAATCCTGTAA
- a CDS encoding bifunctional UDP-sugar hydrolase/5'-nucleotidase, which produces MIETTNDVPDIVLLHSNDIHSRLEQTAKMAAYMEDTRRMYGKSRVLTLDIGDHMDRMRVETEASDGLVNIALMNAAGYDAVTLGNNEGLTFTPEQLDAGFREHAQFQTVCANIVQMSDGQRPTWMRPYAMIEKAGLRIGIIGVTAAFAEFYRLLGWEAGDPLKAVAEQVDLIRSEADIVVIMSHLGLPLDRRMAQEIPGIDLILGGHTHHLLEEPEMIGGTCICATGKFGEYIGRVEIRLDAQTNRPSFQAVCIPTAELREDEEAAAIIGSFLESGRSRLSRVITVLDAPLPARPEQESPLSNLLAAGLRRWTGAEIGIVNTGQLLDGLGEGAVTAGDLHALCPSPINPCRMKLTGAVIRRSLEQALQRDYIDKPIRGFGFRGLVLGTLAVDGLDIQYDPNRKPNEQITAVTVNGLPLQDSRSYTVGTIDMFTFGVGYEKIKDGTEISYFLPEFIRDVLERELRNSEAIQDSRRKRWLRMD; this is translated from the coding sequence ATGATAGAAACAACAAACGACGTACCGGACATTGTGCTGCTGCACAGCAATGATATTCACAGCAGACTGGAGCAGACGGCCAAGATGGCGGCTTACATGGAAGACACCAGACGCATGTATGGAAAGAGCCGCGTGCTGACCTTGGATATCGGCGATCACATGGATCGCATGCGAGTAGAAACCGAAGCGAGTGACGGCTTGGTCAATATTGCATTAATGAATGCTGCAGGTTACGATGCCGTAACGCTCGGCAATAACGAAGGATTGACGTTTACGCCGGAGCAGCTGGATGCAGGGTTCCGTGAGCATGCCCAGTTTCAAACGGTTTGCGCGAACATCGTTCAAATGTCGGATGGTCAGCGGCCAACTTGGATGCGGCCGTACGCGATGATTGAAAAAGCAGGGCTCCGCATAGGTATCATTGGCGTGACGGCAGCCTTTGCTGAATTTTACAGGCTGCTGGGATGGGAAGCAGGTGATCCGCTTAAAGCGGTTGCGGAGCAGGTAGATCTCATCCGTTCAGAAGCAGACATCGTCGTTATCATGTCGCATCTGGGCTTGCCGCTAGATCGGCGGATGGCGCAGGAAATACCAGGCATCGATCTGATCTTGGGCGGTCACACGCATCATCTGCTTGAAGAGCCTGAAATGATCGGCGGAACCTGCATCTGCGCAACCGGCAAATTCGGTGAATACATAGGTCGCGTGGAGATTCGGCTGGATGCCCAAACGAACCGGCCTTCCTTTCAGGCGGTATGCATACCGACGGCTGAATTGCGCGAAGACGAGGAAGCGGCAGCAATTATCGGAAGCTTCCTGGAATCAGGCAGGAGCCGGCTTAGCCGGGTGATTACCGTGCTGGATGCGCCATTGCCCGCCAGACCGGAGCAGGAGTCGCCGCTTAGCAACCTGCTTGCCGCCGGTCTTCGGCGTTGGACAGGGGCAGAGATTGGCATCGTCAATACGGGGCAGCTTCTCGACGGCCTTGGAGAAGGTGCGGTTACGGCAGGTGATCTTCATGCCCTGTGCCCGTCGCCGATCAATCCATGCCGGATGAAGCTGACCGGCGCAGTGATCCGCCGGAGCCTAGAACAAGCGCTGCAGCGTGATTATATCGATAAGCCGATTCGCGGCTTCGGCTTTCGCGGTCTTGTGCTTGGCACGCTGGCTGTGGATGGCCTGGACATTCAGTATGATCCGAACCGGAAGCCGAATGAGCAGATTACTGCTGTTACGGTAAACGGCCTGCCGCTGCAGGACAGCAGAAGCTACACAGTTGGGACGATCGACATGTTTACGTTTGGTGTCGGGTATGAGAAAATCAAAGATGGAACAGAAATCTCCTATTTTTTACCAGAGTTTATTCGAGATGTGCTGGAACGCGAGCTGCGTAACAGCGAAGCCATTCAAGACAGCCGCAGAAAACGGTGGCTGCGCATGGATTGA